A stretch of the Malus sylvestris chromosome 10, drMalSylv7.2, whole genome shotgun sequence genome encodes the following:
- the LOC126586278 gene encoding E3 ubiquitin-protein ligase RGLG4-like, with product MGNLLSLFKSKQNSPAVSRSISGGNAGRNHSVTGRTPSYDPGMFGKPNINDTRPSKAQSGTEKQLSTQKQKYAYIPDNFTSLQQVTDALRKEGLESSNLIVGIDFTKSNEWTGKVSFRNRSLHAIGDEPNPYEKAISIIGKTLSPFDEDNLIPCFGFGDATTHDQEVFSFHNDHSPCHGFEEVLACYKKIVPNLRLSGPTSYGPVVEAAMDIVEKSGGQFHVLVIIADGQVTRSIDTSDNELSPQEEKTIRSIADASFYPLSIVLVGVGDGPWEDMRKFDDKLPSREFDNFQFVNFTEIMSKHTTSSEKEAAFALAALMEIPIQYKAAVEFGILGRTTGKKKRIVPRPPPVPYTHRAPTREPSGLSAPAGDERSEMLCPVCLTNVKDIAFGCGHMACRDCAPRLSDCPICRQPIRSRLRVFTG from the exons ATGGGGAACCTCTTGTCACTTTTCAAGAGCAAGCAGAACAGCCCTGCCGTTTCTAGAAGTATCTCCGGTGGCAACGCCGGCAGAAACCACAGTGTCACTGGTAGAACGCCGTCGTATGATCCCGGGATGTTCGGAAAACCGAACATAAATGATACGAGACCTAGCAAAGCACAGAGTGGTACGGAGAAGCAGCTCTCTACCCAGAAGCAGAAGTACGCTTATATCCCTGATAACTTCACATCCCTTCAACag GTTACAGATGCCTTGAGAAAAGAAGGTTTAGAGTCATCTAATCTCATCGTCGGAATTGACTTCACCAAGAGCAACGAGTGGACAG GCAAAGTTTCATTCAGAAACCGGAGCCTGCACGCCATTGGCGATGAACCTAATCCATACGAGAAAGCTATCTCCATAATTGGAAAAACTTTATCTCCATTTGATGAAGACAACCTCATTCCTTGTTTCGGCTTTGGTGATG CTACCACTCATGATCAAGAGGTGTTTAGCTTTCACAATGATCATTCGCCCTGCCATGGTTTCGAAGAAGTCTTGGCCTGCTACAAAAAAATAGTTCCAAATTTGCGACTTTCGG GGCCAACATCTTATGGACCTGTAGTTGAAGCTGCAATGGATATTGTGGAGAAAAGTGGAGGGCAATTCCATGTTTTAGTTATCATTGCAGATGGCCAG GTCACTAGAAGTATCGATACTAGCGACAATGAATTGAGTCCACAGGAGGAGAAGACGATCAGATCAATTGCAGATGCGAG TTTCTATCCGCTCTCGATTGTTCTTGTTGGAGTCGGGGATGGTCCTTGGGAAGACATGAGGAAGTTCGATGACAAGCTCCCTTCACGCGAATTTGATAATTTTCAG TTCGTTAACTTCACCGAAATTATGTCTAAACACACAACTTCATCCGAGAAAGAAGCTGCATTTGCTCTGGCTGCCCTCATGGAAATCCCAATCCAGTATAAGGCAGCTGTTGAGTTCGGTATACTTGG ACGTACGACagggaaaaagaagagaatCGTTCCACGCCCTCCACCAGTTCCTTACACCCATCGTGCACCAACTCGCGAACCAAGTGGTCTTTCAGCACCTGCAGGGGATGAACGAAGCGAGAtg CTCTGTCCAGTCTGCCTAACTAATGTAAAGGACATTGCCTTTGGTTGCGGACACATG